In Sphingobacterium sp. SRCM116780, the genomic stretch AATGACATTCCTGTTGCCTACGTGATTGATACAATAGATACAGAGGGATTTATTGGTTTGCAGGTGCATAGTGTTCCTGTTGATCTTGATGGTAAACAAGTGTTTTTTAAAAATATTCAAATCCAGACTGAAAATCTCAAAAAGAAAGCATTTTCGAAAGATATCTACTTGGTTAATTTAACTCCTAATAAACTCTCGGAAGCGGAAAAGGCTTCAGGTTACCAATTACTTTTTAATGGTAAGGATAACAGTAATTGGCGTAGTACACGATCAGAAGCATTTCCAGAGAAAGGATGGAAGATTGCCGATGGGGTGATCAGTGTTCAAAAAGCTGATGGGGCTGAGTCGACAAATGGGGGAGACATCATCACAAAAGATCAGTATCAGGCTTTTGATCTTTCTTTTGAGTTTAAGTTAACACCTGGTGCGAATAGTGGTGTGAAGTATTTTGTAACATTGAAGGAACAAACCAATGGATCAGCTATTGGATTGGAATATCAAGTGCTTGATGATGAGAAGCATCCTGATGCTAAATTAGGTCGAGATGGAAACCGTACATTGGCTTCGCTCTATGATCTGATCACTTCCAATCGTGATCCTCGACCAAGGAAACCTATTGGTGAGTGGAATAGGGGACGTATTGTTGTGACACCTGATAATCGGGTTACGCATTATCTCAATGGGGTTAAAATGCTGGAGTATCAACGAGGTGGACAAGCTTTTAGGGATCTAGTGGCGATTAGTAAATATAAAGATTGGACTGCATTTGGTGAAGCTGAAAAAGGTCATATCTTAATTCAGGATCATGGAGACAATGTATCTTATCGTAACATTAAAATAAAAGTCTTGTAAAAAGAAAGTGATGCATTAAAATTTTAAACTAGACCAATATTTATTATGAACCATTATATATCGAGAAGAAGTTTTTTGAAAAAGTCTGTGGTGGCGGGTGGAGCAGTTGTCACAGCTAATAGTTTATTGGGTAATGTTGCATTGGCAAAACCCAATGAACGTGTAAATTTAGCTTGCATAGGGATCGGTAATCGGGGATCTGATATTATTAAAGAACTTTACAAAACAGGCCTATGTAATATTGTTGCTTTATGTGATGTGGATATGGGCGCAAAACATACACAAGAAATTCTTAAACAATTCCCTGATGTACCCCGTTTTACTGATTTTAGACAGCTATTTGATAAAATGGGCAATCAGTTTGATGCAGTATCAATTGGGACACCAGATTTCTCTCATTTCCCTATTACCATGATGGCTTTAGATTTGGGCAAACATGTTTATGTGGAAAAACCCATGGCCCGTACATTTTGGGAAGTAGAGTTGATGATGCAAAAGGCTCGAAAACAGAATAAAGTTGTTACCCAAATGGGTAATCAAGGGCATTCGGAAGGAAACTATTTTCAATTTAAAGCTTGGAAAGATGCAGGTATTATTAATGGAGTGACCCGCATTGATGCACATATGAATATGCCAAGAAGATGGCATGGTTGGGATACACAAATACAAGGTTATCCTTATCCTGAGCGTATTCCAGAATCTCTTGATTGGGATCTGTGGCAAATGCAGACTATTGGACATGATTATAATAAAGATTACGTCAATGGACAGTGGCGTTGTTGGTTTGATTTTGGTATGGGAGCTTTAGGAGATTGGGGTGCACATCTTCTGGATACAGCACATGAGTTTTTAGAGCTGGGTCTTCCAACGGAAGTTGAAGCAGTCAAATTGGATGGTCATAACTCCTTTTTCTTTCCAATGTCATCAACGCTTAAATTTCACTTTCCAAAGCGAAAGAATATGCCTGCTGTAGATATTAATTGGTATGATGGGTTAGATAATCTACCTCCTATACCAGATGGATATGGTGTTTCTGGGCTAGATCCAAATATTCCTGCACCTAGTACTGGAGCTTTACAACCTGTAAAACTAAATCCTGGTAAGATCATTTATGGTAAAGACCTTATCTTTAAGGGTGATTCTCATGGTAGTACCTTACAGATTATCCCAGAAGCCAAAGCGAAAGATCTAGCAAATCACCTTCCTGAGGTACAATCTTCTCCTTCAAATCACTTTGCTAATTTTCTGAAAGCATGTAGGGGGGAAGAGAAAACGCGTTCGCCTTTTGAGATTGCAGGGCCGTTGAGCCAAGTGTTTTGCTTGGGTGTGATGACACAAAAAATGAATAATAAAATTTTATTTGATCCTATAAAAAAAGAAATTATAAACGATAAGTTTGCCAATGCGATGCTGATGGGACCTCCGCCTCGAAAAGGTTGGGAACAGTATTATGTAGTATAGATCGGTAATGATGTTTTTTGATAAACGATATTTAAAACAACAGTTCATAAACAAAAGCGAGCGTTCTGATTAGAACGCTCGCTTTTGTTATTTCATTTTTAAAAGCATATTTATGCTAATTTTCCTAATGCTTCTTTGATACGTTTCAATGCTTCGACTAAACTTTCGTCAGAGGCTGCATAGGATAAACGAATATATTTATCATTTCCAAACGAATCACCTCCTACTGTTGCAACATGTCCTACGTTTAATAAGTATAAAGACAAGTCAGAAGAGTTTTTGATTTCATTGCCATCGTGATCTTTTTTACCAAAGAAAGAACTAATCTCAGGGAAAAAATAGAAAGCACCTTCTGGTAAATTCGTTTTC encodes the following:
- a CDS encoding DUF1080 domain-containing protein; its protein translation is MVKGKFLNREGYTLSVIASVFLMTLSADNVQAQWKPLFNGHTLAGWKTVGGQAPYNVKDGAIVGTMTKGTPNSFLITEKEYGDFVLELDIKLEGNSTNSGVQIRSHLDQDANKGQGKVYGRQVEIDPTERAWTGGIYDEARRGWLYPLDLNESAKSAYKPGEYNHVRIEAIGNETKTWINDIPVAYVIDTIDTEGFIGLQVHSVPVDLDGKQVFFKNIQIQTENLKKKAFSKDIYLVNLTPNKLSEAEKASGYQLLFNGKDNSNWRSTRSEAFPEKGWKIADGVISVQKADGAESTNGGDIITKDQYQAFDLSFEFKLTPGANSGVKYFVTLKEQTNGSAIGLEYQVLDDEKHPDAKLGRDGNRTLASLYDLITSNRDPRPRKPIGEWNRGRIVVTPDNRVTHYLNGVKMLEYQRGGQAFRDLVAISKYKDWTAFGEAEKGHILIQDHGDNVSYRNIKIKVL
- a CDS encoding Gfo/Idh/MocA family oxidoreductase, whose amino-acid sequence is MNHYISRRSFLKKSVVAGGAVVTANSLLGNVALAKPNERVNLACIGIGNRGSDIIKELYKTGLCNIVALCDVDMGAKHTQEILKQFPDVPRFTDFRQLFDKMGNQFDAVSIGTPDFSHFPITMMALDLGKHVYVEKPMARTFWEVELMMQKARKQNKVVTQMGNQGHSEGNYFQFKAWKDAGIINGVTRIDAHMNMPRRWHGWDTQIQGYPYPERIPESLDWDLWQMQTIGHDYNKDYVNGQWRCWFDFGMGALGDWGAHLLDTAHEFLELGLPTEVEAVKLDGHNSFFFPMSSTLKFHFPKRKNMPAVDINWYDGLDNLPPIPDGYGVSGLDPNIPAPSTGALQPVKLNPGKIIYGKDLIFKGDSHGSTLQIIPEAKAKDLANHLPEVQSSPSNHFANFLKACRGEEKTRSPFEIAGPLSQVFCLGVMTQKMNNKILFDPIKKEIINDKFANAMLMGPPPRKGWEQYYVV